From Mus musculus strain C57BL/6J chromosome 8, GRCm38.p6 C57BL/6J, a single genomic window includes:
- the Defa43 gene encoding predicted gene 7861 precursor, with protein MKTLVLLSALALLALQVQADPIQNTDEETKTQEQPGEEDQAVSVSFGGTEGSALQDVAQRRFPWCRKCRVCQKCEVCQKCPVCPTCPQCPKQPLCKERQNKTAITTQAPNTHHKGC; from the exons ATGAAGACACttgtcctcctctctgcccttgcCCTGCTGGCCTTACAGGTCCAGGCTGATCCTATCCAAAACACAGATGAAGAGACTAAAACTCAGGAGCAGCCAGGGGAAGAGGACCAGgctgtttctgtctcctttggAGGCACAGAAGGCTCTGCTCTTCAAGATGTAG CCCAAAGAAGATTTCCGTGGTGCCGGAAGTGCCGAGTGTGCCAGAAGTGCGAAGTGTGCCAGAAGTGCCCTGTGTGCCCGACATGCCCCCAGTGCCCAAAGCAGCCATTGTGCaaagaaaggcaaaataaaactGCTATCACCACCCAAGCTCCAAATACACATCATAAAGGCTGTTGA